Proteins encoded by one window of Cloeon dipterum chromosome 2, ieCloDipt1.1, whole genome shotgun sequence:
- the LOC135935465 gene encoding serine-rich adhesin for platelets-like → MLRLHQIFILATLYLNFGLFEGLPITNDTQREILRKLYQRLRVDVEDFGLALNFTNNESEMRLGTSSDGWSFRKVVDAIVGRKEEEAQQVKKNGVSETINDIIHNLNEVREMVEGSNCTGGEPEPHASEETDEHEDDHEDEHEDDHEEEHEVDSHEEESHEDEEHSEEDSHSGSEEESEEHHQPGTEISTHGSEEAAVEITTATEGSSESLTTTEWPFRATFHEIGAHLGLLKIVPRPAATDEEAASTTESAMTTAIYDFVDKIKSSLGYKSNTSEENKSDSSAEQINSPSDVVLSTEEPVESETNVAAELEGAAEMTTAVSETESEGHSNDQHVTSARGGTAGEENHSTSDELTQGSDSPGENSKEIALPAIDVAGQEDENYEIQEAATSETPALESIDPDQLGNEQASSRLSMSIEDSKNDAENQSSKDIEAINVNLGGEISVTDVPDSSTMSSNAAIDDSLKISDSPEILDQSTETAGKSLKKEISDEEIAEKSKEENTAGKSADEETTTEISAVNSSDQDDIKSMSQENKKQISPQEALPEDSSVTTVPTDSSDDGSSEIGVELETIVEETESDMERENKMNNFMGEILTPEIIQAEIERAAQQKTKESGEEDKNAENEADLINSGKEDNFSGEILTPEIILAEKERAAQEKVNQSVDDSAKRDEILETKSDANNVEQNKFTTETIPPAGEDDKIEAANAESYGGRDINDDLILVEADDEQTSTAEPKFTTEMPPEEVDDISTDLNSRRVITHSEEMEYLEKTQTQEKGSYSDEIEETIYGSAVVVNETVPERVKDVFEELLEMQKAQETENATDNKSTESTFGKISTWIEEKLDETHEQSKNDSDDGIFGGIISEVSSVAEKAKDAIDELFEMKKSHEEEKASQNSAERETEAGQGAYDSFFIKLITDAEKSQEEISTPTSELTDQSENAESENIATHAPVQHGSEELKTEHGIEKEEALSSKKQEEDKILSGSGEIPKSEEGGGFGSWFKQVNEALQNENQAQETTKMPVDFDDRSKEIKIAPRTGKDDESTQKEDIPTKQGEEDESVKEPNESASKSEGGFGTWFKHVNEALQNENQANAEEGSSNASVKQDGSEAGEVKLSNETENDVVRSDNESVGSETKEPNKSANKSEGGGFGTWFKHVNEALQNEKGTEEESTSTHTTQDGSESSTESGKQAEILGSISEEKDEVNISGKQEKDTTGHSDSSKSENKSEGGFGTWFKHVNEALQNENQDKKEEESSNTSVKQDGSEAEDAKLSNEAENDEEKSDSEMHLAKGEEEQSAGSGTKEPNEIAGKREGSGFGTWFKHVNKALQNEKDADEESIHGQSKETKSSNETGKEMGILESRSEEKDLLNVIGKEESEHSDKTKSENKSEGGFGSWFKHVAETLENETKSIIEKLDSGEREHAEKTSEAPSSVETTQASILEESEEKSSVLSAITAGVDSAVDKVSSWFGEKLHEKEESSEPEGGSGLGGKISAAEKAYERESETEEQTLEKDKEVVAGTTEIGKGEKSKVTSADTKETSSSEDKKLTVDFATDVIHSAEKESEDKVEKSDKAKENAPVKLGDDSADTDNKAAVIPDTKSNENENIPTYDEISAGNVPDATKESDDVESENEENIDQADTEDEIELAPAPAEKDDSNEGGLIPQVESGEKTEEHTPEHVPEYESPTIELEQTDLDDYNEPFIDVGKLEEEEETPAGGTEMKQPIVAETENVKYEHNLSSNLISPGTDRVEPSMLSMKQFHDNKGNPEPRVNVTFNAPKDKGVYDMYIDRKGRRCSEFTELPLDVEYLREVFVNFGFSNFQLPSLGVNLNELADKAVFFKDLDDNSILCGTLTINHR, encoded by the exons ATGCTCCGGCTCCATCAAAT TTTTATTCTCGCAACGTTATACTTGAATTTCGGCCTCTTTGAGGGTCTGCCGATCACCAATGACACGCAGAGGGAAATCCTGCGAAAACTGTACCAGCGGCTGCGCGTGGACGTGGAGGACTTTGGCCTAGCCTTGAATTTCACCAACAATGAAAGTGAAATGCGACTAGGGACCAGCAGCGACGGCTGGTCCTTCAGGAAGGTCGTGGACGCGATTGTGGGCAGGAAGGAGGAGGAAGCGCAGCAGGTTAAAAAAAACGGTGTCTCGGAAACCATCAACGACATCATCCACAATTTGAATGAAGTGCGAGAAATGGTCGAAGGGAGCAACTGCACCGGAGGAGAGCCGGAACCTCACGCCTCAGAGGAAACGGACGAGCACGAGGATGACCACGAGGACGAGCACGAGGATGACCACGAAGAAGAGCACGAAGTGGACTCGCACGAGGAGGAATCTCACGAGGATGAAGAACATTCGGAGGAAGACTCCCACAGTGGCTCGGAGGAGGAATCGGAGGAGCACCATCAACCGGGCACGGAGATTTCAACGCACGGAAGTGAAGAGGCAGCTGTTGAAATCACCACAGCGACGGAGGGGAGCAGTGAGTCGCTGACGACGACTGAGTGGCCCTTCCGAGCAACCTTCCACGAAATCGGTGCGCATCTGGGCTTGTTGAAAATAGTTCCGCGGCCAGCAGCCACGGATGAGGAAGCTGCTTCTACGACTGAGAGTGCGATGACGACGGCAATTTACGATTTTGTGGATAAAATAAAGAGCTCGCTTGGATATAAGTCGAACACgagtgaagaaaataaaagtgactCGTCGGCGgaacaaataaattcgccGAGCGATGTTGTATTATCGACAGAAGAGCCGGTCGAAAGTGAAACCAACGTAGCAGCAGAGCTCGAGGGGGCAGCAGAAATGACAACAGCGGTGAGCGAAACTGAAAGTGAAGGTCATTCAAATGATCAGCATGTCACAAGTGCGCGTGGAGGAACCGCGGGGGAGGAAAACCACAGCACCAGTGACGAGTTAACACAAGGCTCTGATTCTCCTGGGGAAAATTCGAAAGAAATTGCTCTCCCAGCGATTGACGTTGCAGGCCAAGAAGacgaaaattatgaaattcaaGAGGCCGCCACCTCGGAAACCCCCGCATTGGAAAGCATCGACCCTGATCAGTTGGGAAATGAACAAGCTAGCTCAAGACTCAGCATGTCAATTGAAGATAGTAAAAATGACGCAGAAAACCAAAGCAGTAAAGATATTGAGGCGATTAACGTAAATTTAGGCGGAGAAATTTCCGTCACAGATGTGCCTGATTCCAGTACAATGAGTAGCAATGCAGCTATTGatgatagtttaaaaataagcgATTCACCTGAAATCCttgaccaatcaactgaaacTGCAGgcaagagtttaaaaaaagaaatttcggACGaggaaattgcagaaaaatcaaaagaagaAAACACTGCCGGAAAATCTGCTGACGAAGAGACCACAACTGAAATAAGTGCAGTGAACAGTTCTGACCAAGATGATATTAAATCAATGagccaagaaaataaaaaacaaatttctccCCAAGAAGCGCTGCCTGAAGATTCAAGCGTAACCACAGTGCCAACCGACAGCAGCGACGATGGTTCATCAGAAATAGGAGTAGAGTTGGAAACAATAGTGGAAGAAACCGAATCCGATatggaaagagaaaataaaatgaataattttatgggGGAAATCCTCACACCGGAAATAATTCAGGCTGAAATAGAACGGGCAGCGCAACAGAAAACGAAAGAAAGTGGCGAAGAAGACAAAAACGCCGAAAATGAGgcagatttaataaattctggCAAAGAGGACAACTTTTCTGGTGAAATTCTCActcctgaaattattttggctgAAAAAGAGCGAGCCGCGCAAGAAAAAGTAAACCAAAGCGTTGATGACTCGGCTAAAAGAGACGAAATTTTGGAAACGAAATCTGACGCCAATAATGTAGAGCAGAACAAATTTACCACCGAAACTATCCCCCCTGCAGGTGAAGACGATAAAATAGAGGCTGCAAACGCTGAAAGCTACGGAGGAAGGGATATAAACGACGATTTGATTCTGGTTGAAGCCGATGATGAGCAAACATCAACTGCGGAGCCGAAATTCACGACGGAAATGCCGCCAGAGGAGGTGGATGATATATCAACGGATCTCAACAGTCGGCGAGTGATCACTCACTCGGAAGAAATGGAATACCTGGAAAAGACGCAAACCCAGGAAAAAGGCAGCTATTCAGACGAAATTGAAGAGACCATTTATGGCAGCGCAGTTGTGGTGAATGAAACTGTTCCAGAGCGAGTGAAAGACGTGTTTGAGGAGCTTTTGGAAATGCAGAAGGCTCAGGAGACAGAAAATGCTACGGACAATAAAAGCACCGAGTCCACGTTTGGGAAAATTAGCACCTGGATTGAGGAAAAGCTGGACGAGACCCACgagcaaagcaaaaatgaTTCGGACGACGGAATATTCGGCGGGATTATTTCCGAGGTTAGCTCAGTAGCTGAGAAGGCGAAGGATGCAATCGACgagctttttgaaatgaaaaagtcACACGAGGAGGAGAAAGCATCGCAAAACTCAGCCGAAAGGGAAACGGAGGCAGGACAGGGTGCTTATGACAGCTTCTTTATAAAACTAATCACCGATGCAGAGAAAAGCCAAGAGGAAATTTCCACCCCTACATCTGAACTAACCGACCAAAGTGAAAATGCAGAGAGCGAAAATATTGCGACTCACGCACCTGTCCAACATGGTTCTGAAGAGTTGAAAACTGAGCACGGAATAGAAAAAGAAGAGGCGCTAAGCAGCAAAAAACAGGaagaagacaaaattttatcaggaAGTGGCGAAATTCCAAAAAGTGAGGAGGGAGGTGGATTTGGTAGCTGGTTTAAGCAAGTCAACGAAGCACTTCAGAACGAAAATCAAGCGCAAGAGACGACTAAAATGCCTGTTGATTTTGACGATAGatcaaaagagataaaaattgcgcCCCGAACCGGAAAAGATGATGAGAGCACACAGAAAGAAGATATACCGACCAAGCAGGGTGAAGAAGATGAATCGGTGAAAGAACCCAATGAAAGTGCGAGCAAAAGTGAAGGCGGATTTGGAACGTGGTTTAAACATGTAAACGAAGCACTTCAAAACGAAAATCAAGCCAACGCAGAGGAAGGGAGCTCAAATGCTTCTGTCAAACAAGACGGCTCTGAAGCTGGAGAAGTGAAATTATCAAACGAGACAGAAAATGACGTGGTGAGATCTGACAATGAATCAGTGGGCAGTGAAACAAAAGAGCCCAATAAAAGTGCGAACAAAAGTGAAGGTGGTGGTTTTGGAACCTGGTTTAAACACGTAAATGAGGCCCTTCAAAACGAAAAAGGCACAGAAGAAGAAAGTACAAGCACGCATACTACACAAGACGGCTCTGAGTCATCAACAGAATCTGGAAAACAAGCGGAAATCTTGGGCAGTATAAGCGAAGAAAAAGATGAAGTAAATATTAGTGGCAAGCAAGAAAAAGATACCACCGGACACAGCGACAGTTCAAAAAGTGAGAATAAAAGTGAGGGCGGATTTGGAACCTGGTTTAAACATGTTAATGAAGCACTTCAAAACGAAAATCAAGAcaaaaaagaggaagaaagTTCAAATACTTCTGTCAAACAAGACGGCTCTGAAGCTGAAGACGCAAAATTATCAAACGAGGCAGAGAATGATGAGGAAAAATCAGACAGTGAAATGCATTTAGCTAAGGGCGAGGAAGAGCAATCAGCAGGCAGTGGAACAAAAGAGCCAAATGAAATTGCGGGAAAAAGGGAAGGCAGCGGATTTGGAACTTGGTTTAAACACGTAAATAAGGCCCTTCAAAACGAAAAAGACGCAGATGAAGAAAGTATACACGGTCAATCtaaagaaacaaaatcatCAAACGAAACTGGAAAAGAAATGGGAATCCTGGAGAGCAGAAGTGAAGAAAAAGATTTGTTAAATGTCATTGGCAAAGAAGAGAGCGAACACAGCGACAAGAcaaagagtgaaaataaaagtgagGGCGGATTTGGTAGCTGGTTCAAGCACGTCGCCGAGACACTCGAGAACGAGACAAAAAGTATAATCGAAAAATTAGACTCCGGCGAAAGGGAGCACGCAGAAAAGACTTCAGAGGCTCCCAGCTCGGTTGAAACGACCCAGGCTTCAATTTTGGAGGAAAGTGAGGAAAAATCGTCTGTTCTCAGTGCCATCACGGCCGGAGTGGATTCGGCGGTCGACAAAGTCTCGTCCTGGTTTGGGGAAAAATTGCACGAAAAAGAGGAAAGCAGCGAGCCTGAAGGAGGAAGCGGCCTCGGAGGAAAAATCTCGGCGGCGGAAAAAGCATACGAGCGAGAGTCCGAAACTGAAGAACAAACGCTGGAAAAGGACAAAGAGGTAGTTGCCGGTACGACTGAAATcggaaaaggagaaaaatctAAAGTGACATCTGCGGATACGAAAGAAACCAGCAGCAGTGAAGATAAGAAATTGACAGTAGATTTCGCAACTGACGTAATTCACTCCGCGGAAAAAGAGAGCGAAGATAAGGTCGAAAAGTCTGACAAAGCTAAAGAAAATGCGCCAGTTAAACTTGGAGATGATTCTGCTGACACAGATAACAAGGCCGCTGTGATTCCCGATACGAAGTCGAATGAGAACGAAAATATTCCAACTTATGACGAGATCAGCGCAGGAAATGTGCCCGATGCAACCAAAGAAAGCGATGACGTGGAGAGCGAAAACGAAGAAAATATCGACCAGGCGGACACTGAAGATGAAATTGAGCTGGCCCCGGCGCCCGCCGAGAAAGATGACAGCAACGAAGGTGGACTCATCCCTCAGGTTGAAAGTGGAGAGAAAACTGAAGAGCACACACCAGAGCATGTTCCAGAATACGAAAGTCCCACAATTGAGCTCGAGCAAACTGACTTGGATGATTACAATGAGCCGTTCATCGATGTTGGAAAattggaggaggaggaggagacgCCGGCGGGAGGCACGGAGATGAAACAGCCAATTGTTGCAGAGACTGAAAACGTTAAATACGAG CACAATTTAAGCAGCAACTTAATCTCACCTGGTACAGATCGAGTGGAGCCATCTATGCTAAGCATGAAGCAGTTCCACGATAATAAAGGCAACCCTGAGCCCAGGGTGAATGTCACCTTCAACGCACCCAAGGATAAGGGAGTATACGACATGTACATTGACAGGAAGGGCCGAAGGTGCAGCGAGTTCACGGAGCTGCCActg GATGTGGAATATTTGCGGGAAGTGTTCGTGAACTTTGGCTTTTCCAACTTCCAACTGCCGTCACTGGGCGTGAACCTCAATGAACTGGCCGACAAGGCTGTGTTCTTCAAAGACCTGGATGACAACTCTATCCTCTGCGGCACCCTTACCATAAACCATCGCTGA
- the LOC135937507 gene encoding uncharacterized protein LOC135937507 has translation MDFYTCKGGYFPADGNGVTWCCPKADNLTALCCKILVAGYPAECHYKKVQLATTSKTELDVLPTQPPLQNPPCDCQNKINAIATPKPSGRQNFRAMNTSDEEKQWPALNNESDSDSSAEKLSVLTTTLEATTEEMTTTELPTEMPDDLVFEACRAKGLATFHVADNDTVCCVGKFTSQCCLEGRTAACSTDEFGKIEAINELNTDLLNYSDFEHNCHASGKKVVTLTSWLLKNSRVTGARRFMSVTLTQNDECDVRVLMSVKAVGFPIGNDYAIEVCNKTICDHQNDNSKLLLTFPMNTKHRMLQVPSPVFALKELRGQTICVSTIDVHGLVDNFACGRLA, from the exons ATGGATTTCTACACCTGCAAAGGTGGCTATTTCCCCGCGGATGGCAATGGTGTTACATGGTGCTGTCCTAAAGCGGACAACCTTACGGCTCTCTGCTGCAAAATCTTAGTGGCAGGATACCCAGCTGAATGCCACTACAAAAAAGTACAGCTGGCCACTACATCCAAGacg GAGCTTGACGTGCTACCAACGCAGCCTCCGCTGCAAAATCCTCCCTGCGATTgccagaataaaataaatgccatCGCGACCCCGAAACCAAGCGGTCGGCAAAACTTCCGCGCTATGAACACCTCCGACGAGGAAAAGCAGTGGCCTGCTCTAAACAACGAATCGGACAGTGACAGCT CTGCTGAGAAGTTGTCTGTGCTCACGACTACCTTGGAGGCAACGACCGAGGAAATGACCACAACCGAACTGCCAACTGAAATGCCTGACGACTTGGTCTTCGAGGCTTGCAGAGCAAAAGGACTGGCCACGTTCCACGTCGCCGACAACGACACTGTGTGCTGCGTTGGAAAATTTACCTCGCAGTGCTGCCTGGAGGGCCGAACCGCCGCTTGCTCCACTGAT GAATTTGGTAAAATCGAAGCCATCAATGAATTGAACACTGATCTCCTGAATTATTCAGATTTTGAACACAACTGTCATGCCAGTGGaaag AAGGTTGTTACGCTGACTTCCTGgttgttgaaaaattcgcgTGTGACTGGTGCAAGACGTTTCATGTCGGTTACATTGACACAAAATGACGAGTGTGACGTGCGAGTGCTCATGAGCGTTAAAGCTGTTGGCTTCCCAATTGGCAACGACTACGCGATTGAGGTCTGCAATAAAACCATTTGCGACCATCAAAATGAC AACTCAAAACTTCTGCTCACCTTCCCCATGAACACAAAGCACAGAATGCTTCAGGTTCCCAGTCCGGTGTTTGCCCTGAAAGAGTTGCGCGGGCAAACTATCTGCGTCTCCACTATTGACGTCCATGGCTTAGTAGATAATTTTGCGTGTGGTCGCTTGGCGTGA
- the LOC135936500 gene encoding SET and MYND domain-containing protein 4-like: MALSKEIPWQSILDLFTEEIKHERHAERWSKFQSLDKEDEIINMIYSFDIFRKRINAWHTKFATILPQGPAKLTDEDESSYANKINEELNKERESLRSSIILKYGESDSFPAASSGLEVQVSEEKGRHVIALKDFQKGDVLFKEEAFTAVPCGGIQIHCDHCCTPLYSFGNESEVNFVPCDVCNATRYCTFKCLEEAKSYHQFECGSNLPEHVGIAWLGLRVALVGETCQQSGEADKITQYERVCSLLTHISDMTPEDKLQYSLTSLLLSVDIARRKKMSSVEKNEYIVKFGSKVMKHITQLVCNGNAITSHLFGQDRITVAGPILQEEKQVRVATAIFPSASMMNHSCDPNILTSYFGNTVISKAVRDIKAGEEVLNCYGLYFRAMRTDKRQRHLKDQYMFDCKCQACLKTIDVLDTDGIHSLMCVKCKGPAIAQHGESVCLKCDYIFNNEEMDQLMEMVNKEKVLLKESQEHHRNRAFDKLIKSKIEYVNHLKSFLHPHNCQIAQAIDQLAMLYVRKGHYIDAWNLMEECLTLAKAQYGSDGIELAGVISTMMSIAQAITSLEVTQQGLKLIERAIIHSEVSLKIMADCLGEWNDRYRNLLEVNRDMKLLRDQVVASIENGARQENGKVLKAIENLEI, encoded by the exons ATGGCCCTATCAAAAGAAATCCCTTGGCAAAGTATTCTGGACCTTTTTACAGAGGAAATAAAACATGAGCGCCATGCTGAAagatggtcaaaatttcagtCCTTGGATAAAGAGGACGAAatcataaatatgatttatagTTTCGATATATTCAG GAAGCGAATTAACGCTTGGCACACAAAATTTGCCACCATCTTGCCTCAGGGGCCGGCTAAATTAACTGACGAGGACGAGAGCAGCTATGCGAACAAAATCAACGAGGAGCTGAACAAAGAGAGGGAGTCGCTCAGGAGTagcattatattaaaatacgGAGAAAGTGACTCTTTTCCCGCTGCTTCGAGTGGACTTGAAGTCCA GGTGTCAGAAGAGAAAGGCCGCCACGTCATTGCCCTAAAGGACTTTCAGAAAGGTGACGTGCTGTTCAAGGAGGAAGCCTTTACAGCCGTACCCTGCGGAGGAATCCAAATTCATTGTGATCACTGCTGCACGCCCTTGTATAGCTTTGGAAACGAGTCCGAAGTGAACTTTGTCCCATGCGACGTCTGCAACGCCACGCGCTACTGCACGTTCAAGTGCCTGGAGGAGGCCAAGTCGTACCACCAATTTGAGTGCGGCTCCAACCTTCCTGAACATGTCGGAATCGCCTGGCTCGGCCTGCGTGTCGCTCTTGTTGGTGAGACTTGCCAGCAGTCGGGCGAAGCCGACAAAATCACGCAATATGAGCGGGTCTGCAGCCTGCTCACTCACATCTCAGACATGACTCCTGAGGACAAATTGCAGTATTCTTTG ACTTCCTTGTTGCTCTCTGTGGATATTGCAAGGCGGAAAAAGATGTCCTCAGTGGAGAAAAACGAATACATTGTCAAGTTCGGCTCAAAAGTAATGAAGCACATCACGCAACTAGTCTGCAACGGCAATGCCATCACTTCGCACCTTTTCGGCCAGGACCGGATCACTGTGGCCGGGCCAATTTTGCAGGAAGAAAAGCAAGTGCGGGTTGCCACAGCCATTTTCCCTTCCGCGTCCATGATGAATCACTCTTGTGATCCAAACATTCTCACCAG CTACTTTGGCAACACAGTGATCTCTAAAGCAGTGAGAGACATCAAAGCGGGCGAGGAAGTCTTAAACTGCTACGGCCTTTACTTCAGAGCCATGCGAACTGATAAGCGGCAGCGACACTTAAAAGATCAGTACATGTTCGACTGCAAGTGCCAAGCCTGCCTGAAAACCATCGATGTCTTG gaTACTGATGGAATCCACAGCCTCATGTGCGTCAAGTGCAAAGGCCCTGCGATTGCCCAGCACGGCGAATCCGTCTGCCTCAAGTGTGATTACATATTCAACAATGAAGAAATGGACCAACTCATGGAAATGGTGAACAAGGAAAAGGTTCTCCTTAAAG AATCTCAAGAGCACCACAGAAACAGGGCATTCGACAAGCTGATCAAGAGCAAAATCGAATATGTGAACCACCTTAAGTCTTTCCTGCATCCGCACAATTGCCAAATTGCACAAGCAATCGATCAGTTGGCCATGCTTTACGTCAGGAAAG GACACTACATTGACGCTTGGAACTTAATGGAAGAGTGCCTGACCCTGGCTAAAGCTCAGTACGGCAGCGACGGGATCGAATTGGCAGGGGTCATTTCGACCATGATGTCAATCGCGCAGGCAATCACCTCTTTGGAAGTCACGCAGCAAGGCCTCAA gttGATTGAGAGGGCGATCATCCATAGCGAGGTTTCCTTGAAAATCATGGCCGACTGTCTGGGTGAGTGGAACGACAGGTACAGGAACTTGCTTGAGGTCAACAGGGACATGAAGCTCCTCCGCGATCAAGTCGTCGCTTCCATTGAGAATGGCGCTCGGCAAGAAAACGGGAAAGTGCTCAAGGCGATTGAAAATCTAGAGATTTAA
- the LOC135936643 gene encoding probable ATP-dependent RNA helicase DDX20, whose protein sequence is MSKAHVFDSRERTRDVQINEDVTFEGLILSESTLKGLKASGFERPSPIQLVAIPLGKCGFDLIAEAKSGTGKTVMFGVTALEMLQLPSKSLQVLILTPTREIAAQVGDVLSNIGSGHKGLKVAVFIGGLPVEEDRRRAKHCHIAVGTPGRLKHLIDDELLDVSHIRLIVIDEADKLLEPSFEPDIVHIFKTLPLNKQVIAASATYTPELKVFLEDFMRSPIRVNPEEKCLDAGSGVLLGVRQVAALVPHEVNYLNKMKKKIDALVVILSSVPFKQCIVFNNFHGVVENISGTLNSKGWPTEFLSSGIDQPARLRVIKKFYDFKCRVLLSTDLVARGIDVANVNLVINFDVPMTSATYLHRVGRSGRFGTEGLAVTLVEDNSKDLTRLKGMVQDLQIPMQFSPVQNLIAVLSEKPAETTQDSASNNAKEESDTDLSDDETKDNNGKEDSSSDSYIGVDSLPPDNDNKLQEPIVVDELEVALRKELTEMYISGKSDVARTPPPSPQKQSPFRRLPFSSPRSDGSPRREYSGRGYHNRNNYSPQQQRSPGFSTSSLSSSPYSSNCSTPRKDFGTEKLVSNFAKYSDEQHRPQGKEPTSFTARMLSSPQQQYYQQQFEFALHNLSKDVRSYLPPKEMPVQGYDVLEQACKQFDTKAVFNAAFERSEPYLSRTVYRSLTLGMGKRLGVQVNLAKRHLAFNGGIKAYLNKLVEDCEPQEEDLPTWEPSQDGFRVSRDCWLYGNDHVRSSEAEAPASEEPAPRRRFQRPRQQVFAESRDGVHLVVPPAPQEHHTFTFPHFPTEPGASLATWKEQVKLTTFMIHYSEYFRMMNKIN, encoded by the exons ATGTCGAAGGCACACGTGTTTGATTCTCGAGAGAGGACTCGGGACGTCCAGATAAACGAAGATGTCACCTTTGAGGGTCTCATACTGTCCGAGAGCACCCTGAAAGGATTGAAGGCATCAGGGTTTGAAAGGCCGTCGCCAATCCAATTGGTCGCTATTCCTCTGGGGAAATGCGGATTTG acttGATTGCTGAGGCCAAATCAGGAACAGGAAAGACTGTGATGTTTGGAGTTACTGCCTTGGAAATGCTGCAGCTGCCAAGTAAAAGCCTACAG gTGCTGATTTTGACCCCGACCAGAGAGATCGCAGCCCAAGTGGGCGATGTCCTGTCCAACATTGGCAGCGGCCACAAGGGCTTGAAGGTGGCAGTTTTCATAGGTGGGCTGCCCGTTGAGGAGGACCGGAGACGCGCCAAGCACTGCCACATTGCTGTAGGGACGCCAGGCAGGCTGAAGCACCTGATAGACGATGAACTTCTGGACGTCAGCCACATCAGGCTGATCGTCATTGATGAGGCGGACAAACTTTTGGAGCCGTCGTTTGAACCAGACATTGT ACACATTTTCAAAACGCTGCCTTTGAACAAACAAGTCATTGCTGCCAGTGCCACATACACTCCTGAACTGAAGGTCTTCCTGGAAGATTTCATGAGAAGTCCTATTCGAGTCAATCCTGAAGAGAAATgc CTAGATGCAGGTTCTGGGGTCCTGCTTGGGGTGAGACAAGTGGCAGCTCTTGTGCCCCATGAAGTTAATTACttgaataaaatgaagaaGAAGATTGATGCCCTTGTTGTCATTCTGTCCAGTGTCCCATTCAAGCAGTGCATCGTTTTCAACAATTTCCACGGAGT AGTCGAGAATATTAGTGGGACTCTGAATTCCAAGGGCTGGCCCACGGAATTCCTGTCCAGTGGAATAGACCAACCTGCAAGACTGAGAGTGATCAAGAAGTTCTACGACTTCAAATGTCGAGTGCTGCTCTCCACTGATCTCGTTGCTAGGGGAATTGATGTGGCCAACGTCAATTTAGTG ATAAATTTTGACGTGCCAATGACCTCTGCAACATACTTGCACAGAGTCGGCCGCTCTGGTCGATTTGGAACTGAAGGTTTGGCTGTGACCCTTGTGGAGGACAACAGCAAGGACCTAACAAGACTGAAGGGCATGGTGCAGGACCTGCAAATTCCCATGCAATTCTCGCCAGTGCAGAACCTTATAGCTGTGCTCAGCGAGAAACCTGCAGAGACGACACAAGACTCTGCATCAAATAATGCCAAAGAGGAGAGTGATACTGATTTGTCTGATGATGAGACCAAAGACAATAATGGTAAGGAAGACAGCAGCTCTGATTCGTACATTGGTGTCGACTCATTGCCACCGGACAATGATAACAAGCTGCAAGAACCAATAGTCGTGGATGAGCTGGAGGTGGCCCTGAGGAAGGAGCTGACTGAGATGTACATCAGTGGAAAAAGTGACGTTGCTAGAACCCCTCCTCCATCACCGCAAAAGCAGTCTCCGTTCAGGCGACTGCCGTTCTCAAGCCCCAGGAGCGACGGCTCCCCAAGGAGAGAATACTCAGGGCGGGGTTACCACAATAGAAACAACTACtccccgcagcagcagcgctcGCCCGGTTTCAGCACGTCCTCACTGTCCAGTAGCCCATATTCGTCCAACTGTTCGACGCCGCGCAAGGACTTTGGCACAGAGAAACTCGTGTCCAATTTCGCCAAGTACTCAGACGAGCAACATCGGCCGCAGGGAAAG GAGCCAACCAGCTTCACCGCGAGGATGCTATCGAGCCCGCAGCAGCAGTACTACCAGCAGCAGTTTGAGTTTGCTCTGCATAACCTGAGCAAGGACGTGAGGAGCTACTTGCCACCGAAAGAGATGCCAGTGCAAGGCTACGACGTGCTGGAGCAGGCGTGCAAGCAGTTTGACACAAAGGCCGTGTTCAACGCGGCCTTCGAGCGCAGTGAGCCATACCTCAGCAGGACGGTCTACCGCTCCCTCACGCTTGGCATGGGCAAGCGACTAGGGGTGCAGGTCAACCTAGCCAAACGCCACTTAGCCTTTAACGGCGGCATCAAGGCCTACCTGAACAAGCTGGTCGAGGACTGCGAGCCGCAGGAGGAGGACCTGCCCACGTGGGAGCCAAGCCAGGATGGATTCAGG GTGAGCCGCGATTGCTGGCTGTACGGAAATGATCACGTCAGGAGCAGCGAAGCAGAAGCACCAGCGTCTGAGGAGCCAGCCCCGAGGCGCAGATTCCAGCGGCCACGACAGCAGGTGTTTGCAGAATCCAGGGACGGTGTGCATCTTGTGGTGCCTCCCGCGCCCCAGGAACACCACACTTTCACGTTCCCACACTTCCCGACGGAGCCTGGCGCTTCTCTCGCCACGTGGAAGGAGCAAGTCAAACTGACTACTTTTATGATTCACTACTCTGAGTACTTTAGGATGATGAACAAGATAAATTGA